Sequence from the Ostrea edulis chromosome 8, xbOstEdul1.1, whole genome shotgun sequence genome:
tatatatggactacccatgggatgaagatgttccctgtcgaatttggggtccaaaggtcaaacgcacttgacatcgaagtagcaatatggtttccgggctctaaagcgttatcctttcaaACTACAGtcaacatatcaaatatatggACTACCTATGGGACAACGATGTTCCCTATCGGatttgggggtcaaaaggtgaaaggtcaagcgcattggacatcgaagtagcaatatgatttccgggctctaaagcgttatcttttccacctacaatcaccatatcatacatatggggCTTGGagttttgggtcaaaaggtcaagtgcactccTAGAAaagagactacccaaggttttaTCATGCCCTTTTTACACTCGGGTAAGAGATAATtgatacctattaacaacaccctttgggtgATTGGAGTAAgtgggggtattcttagtgatcATTGCTCACAATACCTCTTGTTATTAATGTATTTCTTTCAAAGGACAACgataataaattattttgttaatgtactatttgaaaaatgaatttgaagAATCGATGCTGGGAAATATCGTAATAAAGAAccaattatttgttttgtttgcaaaatcGCCCAGTCGTAAAGTGAGAAAGATGAAGAGAGAAACACTAGAaagatgaaaacatttttttggggaatattttcattatatattccATGTAAAATTCCAAGTATTTCCGAATTGATAGAAAATATCCACGATCTCAATGAAAGTTTTGAGGAGTAGCAAGTAAGCATctctaaaacatatttcatgaaaatcattttaaagaaatatttgtgaaaacaaGTATTTTAATTTTAGTAACAGTGCCGCCATCGCCTTTTTGAAATGCATGAATAAAGTTATAACTGACTGCAACGTGCACCTCAGTAGTAGTAAAGTTATAGAGCAGGCAATCTACAGTTCCAATTTGCTAATGTCTCCAATCACATGCGGTAAGTGACTTTAAATTTCCAAATGCTTAACATGTACATGATCTACGCAATGGCATCAATATCTATAATATATAAGTTTTTATAATGTTGTATTGGTAATTcactttttttaatttttaaaaaaaaagttgaattatgaaatcaatttaaaaagatgtatcttattattattttttaaatatgtgaTGTAGGTACAAATGGACGAGATTGCACACCTCCCAAATTACAGATGTGTTTTCAAGACTTCCACACTGTGTCAGACTCAGCGGGTCAGGATGATACAAATCTATGCAGGTTAGGAGGCttaattatacccccgcaacaagttgtggggggtatactggaatcggattgtccgtctgtctgtccgtcctccgtccgtctgtagacgcaatggtttccgggctctaaagcattatcctttccacctacagtcaccatatcatatatatagactacccatgggatgaagatgttccctatcgattttggggtccaaaggtcaagcgcactggacatcgaagtagcaatatggtttccgggctctaaagcgttatcctttccacttaccgtcaccatatcatatatatggactacccatgggatgaagatgttccctatcaattttggggtcaaaggtcaagcgcactggacatcgaagtagcaatatggtttccgggctctaaagcgttatcctttccacctacagtgaCCATATCACACATAttgactacccatgggatgaagatgttccctatcaattttgaggtcaaaggtcaagcgcactggacatcgaagtagcaatatggtttccgggctctaaagcgttatcctttccacttaccgtcaccatatcatacatatggactacccatgggatgaagatgttccctatcgatttgggggtcaaaggtcaagcacactggacatcgaagtagcaatatggtttccgggctcttaagcgttatcctttccacctacagtcaccatatcatacatatggactacccatggaatgaacatgttccctatcgattttggggtcaaaggtcacgcgcactggacattgaagtagcaatatggttcggtttgtcatgccatttgttttttacactcagaaaagaggtagtttatacctattagcaacaccctttgggagattggggtaagcggggggtattcttagtgagcattgctcacagtacctttTGTTTTCActgtatgaatatttctgttgaGAATTTAAACGGGAAATGTTGAAAGTGCGAgtatataattaattcaaacGGTATCTTAGACAACCGAAGTAGTATAAGCAGCCTGGATAGCCGGTTCAAAGGTCAATTGTGGTTTTAAGGTCGACGGAGTGCACTCGGAAGGGGAATGTTGGGGCCCCCTGGATGGGTAGATCAACAGCGGGAGGTGGGGCTGAGAGCGCTATAGTTCGGGATGTCGCTGAAGCCATGTCAACGGCACGCAGGGGCGCTATTACGTCATAATGACCAGGAAAATCGATAAATCCGACATGACGGATGACTAGGTGGGGAGAGCTACAGTGTATGATAAAAGTCGTtcctcaatgttacatgtactaatCCTCAGTATTTTAATCCTCGGTGCTAAGATGTGTTAATCCTTTGTGAACcagtattttaatttttgaatacaattttaaaagaaaattaaatgtaaaacAGTTTGAACACAGCGTTTAAATCCAAAGATTTAGCACAAGTCCGCTGTTTTCAAATCCGCAGTTTTTGCTAAGAATTCCGATTTCACGCAGATTATAAGGAACACAATAATtttgtgtggggggggggggggtgtctttgtACCGAGATCGCTGATTGTCCTGGCTAATGAGATCGCTGTTGTTTGACTCATTGTTCGTCCTGGGGACGGCTGTTGTGTGTCCTGGGGACCGCTGTTGTTTGCCCTATGGGCTGCTGTTGTTTGCATGATCGACCGCTGTTGTTGATCACCGGTAGTACTCTTGTTTGTGCCGGCTATTTGTCTGTGCACTAGGGCACTATGCGCTCAGTTGACGCCGTGAATGGGCCACTCTCGCTTTGACTTCTTGgaaatttagtatcaataccactaaagatgttataaaagtattttacacataaagagtatataccaagtttggcccagCCATGGGGGGTTAATACCTATACCCGGGGattttgcaattttggtagaggtctgcTTGCTTTACGTCATGATGCTTTTAGTTTTTTCTTACGTGTGGTTCTATACAAGATTTGTGAAAATTAAGGCCCCATAGGTGCAGGAGACAATGATGTCAACcatgtcccaaagatgcttcataccaaatttgaaaagaattggaatgctAGTTATCAAGAAGATTGTTGATTTGAGTTGAACGTATTTTATTATTATGTAATAATTAAAGGATTGAGCACAATTTCTTAAAACTTTGAACGCCCTCTCCTATTATTATCGCACGACGTATGGCGACGGACGCAgatcaattgcaataggtcacatgattGACTAACACTGAtcacaatgcttgttattgagctacaatGTTCTAAACATTACtttttttgcacttaaaatcaattcaatattcattcaaatatatgctgcagttcctcattgacagtaTCTTCGTGGTATTTTTgtgatcatgtcttccaactgtctgttggaattcccatgggtacgaattgtgctccttagctagctgacctgtttttatattcctacagaacgtgtggcacgctaaagaacatTCACTGCTCAatagccgtaagcgccgagcataggcctaaatttgaagcttttCGCCGGTCTCGGTGACATCAAATCAGTGGAAAATtatcgagagagacgttaaacaacatacaatcaatcatatattcctatgaagcagaatttgttCAAAAACGTCTaggagagaagaaaaaatctgcTGTGGCCTTAAATTTGACATATAGATATAACAACGACGTATTacctattaacaatgataattcatatttcgattcgatctatcccagtgaactcgaaataaaagacaccacagagtcttccacttctgcttcatacttagatattttattgaaagtaaacattaacggcaaactgacaacacaactgtatgacaaacgtacggaagcatattagggccgcagcagtatctttttttagtttgttataacaaattagtaatttgttttaacaaattatcaatctgttataacaaattactaatctgttataacaaattatcaatttgttatttcagattgctaatttgttataacagattatcaatttgttatttcaatttactaaattgctatttaaaatcattaatttaacaagaggcccacatgctTTAGTGGTAACCTGAGCAATAGTTAAAAGTTTCACTACTGCAAAGGACTATGTAATCGATACTAATTTTCCTGGTTGCATATCTAAGCTACATATAAtgtaaattctattcatattatatttaaCTTTTGCATATTAGCTCAGACTCAGGCGATCTTTAAGACCCATGAACCTTTTGTTTTGCTTTATTGCCACTTTGATTACAACTGTGAATAATTGTAACTTAAAAAGCCTTCTAATACATGGTGCTAGATCTGATATTGAGCACCAGGAAacccattttgaaaatgtatgcatgTTCTTGATTGAAACGTTTTTGTACCGGtggtattttacattttttctataaaaatatttatgaatataaatatacctccccttcccagaaaggggacatattgttttagtatGAATTCTTCTTCATCGTCTTCCGATTCTCATACTAAGTTTGTCCGGGTCATagcttttttgtcttttgacatagaccTTTGATATGTGGAGACTATGGAGAGAAAATTCACAATTGTCTATTATAATGTCTTGTCGTTGATATTGACAAcctgttataacagattaataatttgttataacagattaataatttgttataacagattgataatttgttaaaacaaattactaatttgttataacagattaataatctgttataacaaattactaatttgttataacagattattaatttgttataacaaattagtaatctgttataacaaattgataGTTTGTTATagcaaattagtaatttgttataacaaattgataatttgttataacaaattgataatttattataataaaTTAGTAATCTGTTATAACTGATtagtaatctgttataacaaattagtaatctgttataacaaactaaaaaaaggTACTGCTGTggccctaatatgcttccgtacaaacgggatgatttcagcttctccatcgtcaagtttccatatttatgtagcaatattccatgatcaccgaggccccgtatcacagcagatGTGCCACGagaaagatccctccctgttcaaaggccaagTTTAGGTCTagattttgcaacccttcaccagtaatggtgacgtctctgtgTGAGTGAAAGGTTCTCGAACgggacgttgaacaatatacaaccaagcAAATTAAGCTGTATGAACCGATGTCCACGTattattttgtacataattactttcaaGCAGATTAGTTAGTGTTTAAAATTATTAACTTTAACTTAATTAcatgtttgaaaacattttaatgtAAACGAAAACAGTAagaagattatttaaaaagtaaatagaGTGTGGTACGCATGAATTATACATTGTCTATTaggcgtctataaatagccccacgcacgtcaggggaatcccaacatgatccATTAACTCAGACGCAAGTGTCCGATTTTAAGGCTggaagagcgtaaaacaacgaattactaagagatatttgatatttttatttctctacaACTTATGACAAGGTACtgttttaacaaaatacacagctttacaatCCACAATACGTACGCGCGATGATTTAACAGcggttttacaattttaatttcaaaacaaaatttcaagtaaattgATTTCGAGCTTTTTAAGAATCGATGTTCTGtttcaactacctgtatcataaattacaaaactgaaatacaacaatggagtataaaaataaaatatatatttgaaaaacagaaactgtaaatttatgcagatttagaactgtTTGATTAATCCATCCCTCTGCCACAGAATATAGTCCTTGCCAACCCTTTCAAAATATGAACTGACccaaatttttttcttcagctggaaagggttcagtaatagatgtgtaatatgattgcaccaatgggatcagtattgaaccacaAAATACTGagttgtagcatcctgtgcATCTAACTTCTTTAAACCTATATTTTGTAGTGAATCTTGTTCATTTTTACTCTAAAGAACTATGGTCATAAACTCTATTATTGGTTATACTAGAACAGTTAAGGCTTCCCGAGAACAACTAAATATATCTCCAACCATATATAAATAATGGAGTGACttgatatgaaaatgaaataatggattattatttgatatgaaaatgtTGGACGTATACAGCTGCTCACTTGATAACTGTAGTAAATAACAATAATTTATAATGAATATAACTACCTGTACCTATGACATACTTTTTCATtgcgaagtgcacagagatATACATTTAGTTGTTCTCGGGAAGCCTTTATCAATAATAAGGTTTTAAATAtccaaaatatataggcttAATGCAGAAAATTCGCATATTAAAGATCTGATATAAAGATTTAAAGAACTCCAGAACCTTTGCATGGTCatcaaattcattttatatttgttaaatagCTGGCAGCTGTATGACCTCCCCATCCAGGGGGGCCCACCATACTCCTCCAGAGTGCACTCTGTTGACCCCAAAACCGCACTCGAGCTTGGAACCGGCTATCCAGACTGCTTATAATACTAACAGATGGTCATAAAAATATGGGGTTTTTACTCGCGTTCTTtagatgaaaaataaatttgttaatGTTTACCCATGTAATGACTGTCCTTGGTATTGAACACTTTTTATATTAAATGATGTCATATACAAAACATTACATCATGTAATATACGAATATATATCAAGCTATTGCTATTACTGTATTTCTTTCAAAAGGACAATGATAATAAATCATTTTGTTAATGTACTATCAGAAAATTGAATTTGGAGAATCTATGATTGGAAAATGTCTTGATAAAGGAAGCGGTGGCCTCGACGAGCCTTTTGTGTTGTGTGTAAAGTCGTCCACAGTGAATTccatatgagagagagagagagagaaacataATAAGAAAACAACCTCTTTGGAATACATTCACtatatatattcttatgaaaTTCCAATAATTTCCGAATTGATGGAAAAGATACTGTGAAAACCACCGTAACAATATATTTTCCAACCTGTTTGTAAACAAGTATTTTCTTTTTACGTACAGTGCCGCCAATTCCTATTTGACTTGCTCGAATAACATTGTCACTGACTGCAGCCTGAAccctagtaaaagctcaattgtAAGCCAGGCAATTACCATTACCAAAACTCAATTGGCTACAGTCGGATGTGGTAAGTGAcgtaaatattttcaaatgccCAGCATGCACTACACAAATAGTACAGTCTGTATCTTTAATATATAAGGGTTTAAAAATCGTATTCCAAGATAGGTTGTCCCAAAAAACAGTAGTCACACAAAGGTTATGGATGTTTGGAAAATTGAGCGGTATTTCATCTGTGCTGGAAATCAATCGCATGTAGTTTTTGCATAATTGTAGTTTAAATGCCGTCTCTCTAAAGTCTTCAGCTGGTTTGGAAAATACTGTCCACCTTATGTtagactttatgggtatgcaagacgttgttgaaaTGCATTAGAAACATTTTcaacaaacaaattaattaaatcaactcatgtagcttattcggagggtgggggtggggggggtggggtggggggggggggggggtcctgaacccaaacACCTGTGAGgtcatgtggtagatcttacgaataaataggttgatgcattcctggcaagcagttaattacactaatgcgaaggggagatgtgaaaaaagatTGTTGTTTttctcaaattaaaaaaaaaaaagactacgtaaactgtggatccatcatttgcgtaatgacaagttgaggttcttGAAAGATATTTTATGAAGAACGTTTACCGTCAGCCTTGtttgcgactcgactgaacgtcttcatttctcaatttcttcttgcgaaagaacgggctcaaatccatacggctccaaacttaactgttcgtgccttgtcatgtttacagtgctgctgatgagattaaccggaatagacggtgtgatgtcatcaattaaacttcaatggccactctcttagcggtGGGTAATTTAACATACATAATAGGTTAATATTGATTTAACTGTTAAGCAAgggtttttgttgttaaagactgtcaattgcgatatcagtaagtaatactttattcataaaagcaactatgtggttagagttgcctttccctttaatagAACTTTCTCGCTTGTGCCAATAGAAGTTACCTTCTAGagggagacaacacagttgtcaccCTGTACGTGAGGGAGATGTCACGAATTGTCTCCCTCCCACGCGACGCActcgaccaatgaaattgaaTGTTTTATTCTGAAGGATGATAATCGATaatgtaaaattgaaatacTGAAAAGTATTAGAAGCACATCATTTTATATGCACGAGTGCGATTTTgacatgtactgtatatgttACTGTATATGTTTGGTAATGAAATTGACATGTCACTCACTGTCTACTGGAGTGAGCTTTCGTTTTTACATCTTATTTAAATCTAGAGGCTATTAATCTACTCCCTTTATAAATAGCCTGATTATACATCCATTTACATCATGTACATttcaatgtatatttattttttgtaataggaGCCAGTGGATTAGTGTACAGTATCGTGGTCATTGTTCTAGGAGTTTGTCTTCAAGGactgttttaaaaatcatcacaACTCTGAACGTTTTACAAATATGTATGTACAAATATCTTCCTATTGTTTGTACTGAGGTTACCATTATATCTCACTTAAGTATTGTCCTTTTACTTATTTCGAATGTGTACTGTATGAATTGCAAGATAAAACATTCATCTACAGATTCTGtcaatttatcatatatatagatacatgtgtGGGATTTTGATTGTagtataaaattgtaaaattaaaGACAGGCCTGGTAATTGATCCTTATCAccttttcaacagtgaaatactggaatttatccattgaataaaacTTGATGTTTTCACAGTTGTTAATTTCACGCTGTGAAAATAACAATCTGGTCTACTTGCCGTGACACTTAAGACCACCTTTATTTTACTTAATATGTAATTAATTTGTCATGTTTTGTGTTATTTAAATATCCAAAAAGTATTCAATTTGCTGGATACGCCGATCAAAGCATACAATGCGTCATGTCTTGCAAAATGTACAGATGACGTCACGTCATATCGATTTAGATAGATCTGTGAACTGCTTACATTTTGCTGTGTTGGATATGAttagtgattgattgattgattaattattgtttaacgtccctctcgagaatttgtTGTAATAGAGAAAACTGCAAATTATACTGTTCTTCCTGATGCATAATGTATTTTGTGTGATATCAGGCCTAGATTTAATATCTTAGGTACTTTCTGTCGGATCGACTCAAAAGTCGATCTTGTGCTGTGATGTAAACATTA
This genomic interval carries:
- the LOC130049536 gene encoding uncharacterized protein LOC130049536 isoform X2, giving the protein MHKVSITAILSCLFSVCLFLQGTNAQDCITPKVQACSTNVAEAEASADQGRICSNSAAIAFLKCMNKVITDCNVHLSSSKVIEQAIYSSNLLMSPITCGTNGRDCTPPKLQMCFQDFHTVSDSAGQDDTNLCSAANSYLTCSNNIVTDCSLNPSKSSIVSQAITITKTQLATVGCGASGLVYSIVVIVLGVCLQGLF
- the LOC130049536 gene encoding uncharacterized protein LOC130049536 isoform X1 — its product is MKFMLSKLRYQKVNTLRLPRRHWIKKEQHKMHKVSITAILSCLFSVCLFLQGTNAQDCITPKVQACSTNVAEAEASADQGRICSNSAAIAFLKCMNKVITDCNVHLSSSKVIEQAIYSSNLLMSPITCGTNGRDCTPPKLQMCFQDFHTVSDSAGQDDTNLCSAANSYLTCSNNIVTDCSLNPSKSSIVSQAITITKTQLATVGCGASGLVYSIVVIVLGVCLQGLF